The following coding sequences lie in one Sedimentibacter sp. MB35-C1 genomic window:
- a CDS encoding bifunctional 5,10-methylenetetrahydrofolate dehydrogenase/5,10-methenyltetrahydrofolate cyclohydrolase, with product MGDLIKGKPVADAITTEVKKEAEALREKGIMPKLKIVRVGEREDDLAYERAAVKRMNACSIECDVLSLPADISQADFSEELEKVNNDESVHGILLFRPLPKQLNENEIKYIISAEKDIDCMNPINVAKVTEGDESGFAPCTPSAAIEILKYYKVELKGKEAVVLGRSMVVGKPLSMLLLKENATVTICHSKTASLSEMSSRADILVAAIGKSKMVTPDYIKEGATVIDVGINVDGEGKITGDVNTSDCIEKAGLITPVPAGVGSVTTAVLAKNVVKACKLNIGGNI from the coding sequence ATGGGTGACTTAATAAAGGGAAAGCCGGTTGCGGATGCAATAACAACTGAGGTTAAGAAAGAGGCCGAAGCTTTAAGAGAAAAAGGAATCATGCCAAAACTTAAAATTGTTAGAGTGGGAGAGCGCGAAGATGATCTTGCCTATGAGAGGGCTGCAGTAAAAAGAATGAATGCATGCAGTATAGAATGTGATGTTCTTAGCTTGCCTGCTGACATAAGTCAGGCGGATTTTTCAGAGGAGTTAGAAAAGGTAAATAACGATGAATCGGTACATGGCATACTGCTTTTTAGACCGCTTCCTAAGCAATTAAATGAAAATGAAATTAAATATATTATAAGTGCTGAAAAGGATATTGATTGTATGAATCCGATCAATGTTGCCAAGGTAACCGAAGGTGATGAATCAGGCTTTGCTCCTTGTACTCCTTCTGCGGCCATAGAAATTTTGAAATACTACAAAGTGGAATTAAAGGGAAAAGAAGCTGTGGTTTTGGGAAGGTCAATGGTTGTAGGTAAACCTTTGTCTATGCTTCTGTTAAAAGAAAATGCTACAGTTACCATATGCCATTCAAAAACTGCAAGTCTCAGTGAAATGTCATCAAGGGCAGATATACTTGTAGCTGCAATCGGAAAATCAAAAATGGTTACGCCGGATTATATTAAAGAAGGTGCAACTGTTATAGATGTGGGTATAAATGTAGATGGCGAAGGAAAAATTACAGGTGATGTAAATACATCCGACTGCATCGAAAAAGCCGGGCTCATTACTCCTGTACCTGCAGGAGTAGGTTCGGTAACAACAGCCGTGTTGGCAAAAAATGTTGTGAAAGCGTGCAAATTAAACATTGGGGGTAACATATGA
- a CDS encoding cyclodeaminase/cyclohydrolase family protein → MNLTKLSCEEFASELASKKPVPGGGGAAALAGALGVALNSMVANFSKGKKKFIGFEKQHEEILEKGEKLAQKLLTAIEKDAENFEPLSKAYVMPSGTEEEKRIKNEVMQKCLKDANEAPLETLRLVYEGILLHDELVDISSKTIISDIGVGVQLLKAALNSAYLNVLININSISDQEYVNKNKEMVKGLLKDGNVKADKIYEKVLKILS, encoded by the coding sequence ATGAATTTAACAAAATTATCATGTGAGGAATTCGCAAGTGAACTTGCGTCAAAAAAACCCGTTCCGGGCGGAGGTGGAGCTGCTGCATTGGCAGGTGCACTAGGTGTGGCCTTAAATTCAATGGTGGCAAACTTCTCCAAAGGAAAGAAAAAATTTATTGGTTTTGAAAAGCAACACGAGGAAATATTGGAAAAGGGAGAAAAATTAGCTCAAAAGTTGTTGACTGCAATTGAAAAAGATGCAGAGAACTTCGAACCATTATCAAAGGCATACGTTATGCCGTCAGGTACCGAAGAGGAGAAAAGAATTAAAAATGAGGTTATGCAGAAATGTCTCAAGGATGCAAATGAAGCGCCGCTGGAAACACTCCGCCTTGTGTATGAGGGAATACTTCTTCATGACGAGCTTGTGGACATAAGCTCCAAAACTATAATAAGCGATATAGGAGTCGGTGTTCAGCTGCTTAAAGCTGCTTTGAACAGCGCTTATTTAAATGTTTTGATAAACATTAATTCTATATCGGATCAGGAATACGTTAATAAAAACAAAGAAATGGTCAAAGGACTGTTGAAAGACGGAAATGTAAAAGCTGACAAAATATATGAAAAGGTATTAAAAATATTAAGCTAA
- a CDS encoding MATE family efflux transporter, which produces MNNSGQNKMASGSMTKLIVTMSLPPIVSMFIQAMYNIVDSIFVSKIGMDALTAVSLAFPMQLILVALFVGTGAGVSSLISRRLGEGNRDAASKAASHGFMVSLIYSVLIAIIGIFLTDFFIRLFTDDSLLQGLTAQYLRIILIFSFFNFISNAGISILQSTGNTMMPMVSQLAGALTNIILDPIMIFGYFGMPALGVSGAALATIIGQLVSFILIVIMFKKDKSLEIKLKNFKFEKAILKDMYIVALPAIIMQSLASVMVSGLNLILIAFSDAAVSVLGIYFKLQSFIFMPIFGMMQAFRAILGYNFGAKNKGRVLNALKITLLFSVCIMLAGTFIFQIFTEQLLGMFDSNAEMMSIGTKALRIISLTFPVAAVGIIISTSFQAFGKGMLSLVISFTRQLLILLPAAYVLSKISGLDLFWYSFTLSEILSVLIAVPTMSIYLKKTFSSWK; this is translated from the coding sequence ATGAACAACTCTGGACAAAACAAAATGGCCTCCGGCTCAATGACAAAACTAATTGTTACCATGTCTCTTCCGCCTATCGTTTCAATGTTTATTCAAGCTATGTACAACATAGTTGACAGCATCTTCGTTTCAAAGATAGGGATGGACGCATTAACCGCTGTTTCACTTGCATTTCCAATGCAGCTTATTCTTGTAGCCTTATTTGTGGGAACGGGTGCTGGAGTTTCATCCCTGATATCAAGACGTTTAGGTGAAGGAAATCGCGATGCTGCAAGTAAGGCTGCAAGCCACGGTTTTATGGTAAGCCTTATATACTCTGTATTGATTGCTATAATAGGAATTTTTCTAACAGACTTCTTTATTCGATTGTTTACAGACGATTCATTGCTTCAAGGGTTAACAGCTCAATATTTAAGAATTATATTAATTTTTTCCTTTTTTAATTTTATCTCCAATGCCGGAATTTCCATACTGCAGTCTACGGGAAATACAATGATGCCCATGGTTTCACAACTTGCAGGAGCTTTAACAAACATTATTCTTGATCCCATAATGATTTTCGGTTACTTTGGCATGCCTGCCTTGGGCGTATCGGGAGCGGCCTTAGCTACTATTATTGGTCAGCTTGTTTCATTTATTTTGATCGTTATAATGTTTAAGAAGGACAAGTCTCTTGAGATTAAGCTTAAGAATTTTAAATTTGAAAAGGCAATTTTAAAGGATATGTATATTGTGGCACTTCCTGCAATTATAATGCAGTCCCTTGCTTCCGTAATGGTAAGTGGATTAAACCTGATCCTGATAGCTTTCAGTGATGCCGCCGTTTCTGTGCTGGGCATATACTTCAAGCTGCAATCATTTATATTCATGCCTATTTTCGGAATGATGCAGGCGTTTAGAGCTATCCTCGGATACAATTTTGGTGCAAAAAATAAGGGCAGAGTCTTAAATGCATTAAAAATCACCCTTTTATTTTCTGTGTGCATCATGCTTGCAGGAACATTTATTTTTCAAATATTTACCGAGCAACTTCTCGGGATGTTTGACAGCAATGCTGAAATGATGTCCATAGGAACCAAAGCTTTAAGAATAATAAGCTTGACCTTCCCAGTCGCTGCCGTTGGGATTATAATAAGCACTTCGTTTCAGGCCTTTGGCAAGGGAATGCTCAGCCTTGTCATATCATTTACAAGACAGCTTTTAATACTGTTGCCTGCTGCATATGTGCTTTCAAAAATAAGCGGTTTAGATTTATTCTGGTATTCATTTACCCTTTCGGAAATATTATCAGTTCTAATAGCTGTACCAACAATGAGCATCTATCTAAAAAAAACATTTAGTTCCTGGAAGTGA
- a CDS encoding GNAT family N-acetyltransferase, with translation MFKQTRYDSERLYLRILKPRYAQEVLDYYKRNHNFLNEWDPAHPRDFYTLSYHKRKLYNEYNLFKNDLQVRFWIIKKEDNKLIGNVCYSNIIMGNFKSCFLGYKLDKDEINKGYMTEAIERTVEIMFDNFGLHRIEANVVPRNGRSLRVMEKLEFEQEGFSKRYLEINGKWEDHIHFAFYNDRI, from the coding sequence ATGTTCAAACAGACTAGATACGACTCAGAAAGATTATATTTAAGGATATTAAAGCCCAGGTACGCGCAGGAGGTTCTTGATTACTACAAAAGAAATCATAATTTTCTAAATGAGTGGGATCCTGCACATCCCAGAGATTTTTATACGCTTTCATATCATAAAAGAAAATTATACAACGAATACAACCTGTTTAAGAATGATTTGCAGGTGAGATTTTGGATAATTAAAAAGGAAGACAACAAATTAATAGGGAATGTTTGCTACTCCAATATAATTATGGGCAATTTCAAATCTTGCTTCTTGGGATACAAACTTGATAAAGATGAAATTAACAAGGGATATATGACGGAAGCCATTGAAAGAACAGTAGAAATTATGTTTGACAATTTCGGACTTCACAGGATAGAAGCAAATGTTGTGCCCAGAAATGGCAGGTCGCTCAGAGTGATGGAAAAGCTGGAGTTCGAGCAAGAGGGTTTCTCAAAACGATACTTGGAAATAAACGGAAAGTGGGAGGATCATATCCACTTTGCGTTTTACAACGATAGAATATAA
- a CDS encoding sugar MFS transporter, with protein sequence MITKGNKVFLIFTLFYIYFTMALFDSSRGNFLPFFIKEFNINNTIMSLILSLSTLGNIIGSFLGGHFCEKYGHKTVYIIGSVTSTIGILIAPFTHNVFMLGLFYFIYGVGRQFLCIGIDSMIPVLSVGFESILMNITHFMFGLGSFAGQSVYGRLLSNGISWRIIYFYIGIFFVITVILTLMIKTPSIQISSEISFNRKGMYKNNLIYMFVVALTFALIAETIVQTWFISYMTDSYSLSPAAAAKYASIFFLLFALGRLLGGFIINKTGTSRGLKLFLIAAAVFMLVGLQLKREGLILVAASGIFISITFPTMMVLISSAFSQNSSFAIGLIVTLSNILFLVLFNITGALNDLLGSYGAFYMAPISIICCLGMLVAISRKTKNESI encoded by the coding sequence ATGATAACTAAAGGCAATAAGGTATTCTTGATATTTACTCTCTTTTACATATATTTTACGATGGCTCTGTTTGACAGTTCCCGAGGTAATTTCTTACCTTTTTTTATTAAGGAATTTAATATAAACAACACAATTATGAGCTTAATATTAAGCTTATCCACATTGGGAAATATAATAGGGAGCTTTTTGGGCGGTCACTTTTGCGAAAAATACGGCCACAAAACAGTATACATAATTGGGTCAGTCACCTCAACAATAGGCATATTAATTGCTCCGTTTACTCATAATGTATTTATGCTTGGACTTTTCTACTTTATATACGGTGTTGGACGTCAATTCCTGTGTATAGGAATTGATTCAATGATTCCTGTTCTGTCTGTGGGGTTCGAGTCAATACTAATGAATATTACACATTTTATGTTTGGTTTAGGAAGCTTTGCTGGACAAAGTGTTTACGGAAGGTTACTATCCAACGGAATTTCATGGAGAATTATTTATTTTTACATAGGTATATTCTTTGTTATTACCGTAATATTAACTTTAATGATCAAAACTCCTAGCATACAAATAAGCAGCGAGATATCATTCAATAGAAAAGGTATGTACAAAAATAATCTGATTTATATGTTTGTAGTAGCTCTTACTTTTGCACTGATAGCAGAAACTATTGTGCAAACATGGTTTATCAGCTATATGACAGATTCATACAGCCTAAGCCCTGCAGCTGCTGCAAAGTATGCTTCGATATTTTTCCTTTTATTTGCACTGGGGAGGCTTCTTGGAGGATTTATAATCAATAAAACTGGTACTTCACGAGGATTGAAACTGTTCCTTATTGCAGCGGCAGTATTCATGCTTGTCGGGCTTCAGCTGAAGCGAGAAGGGCTTATTCTTGTAGCAGCATCAGGTATATTTATTTCCATCACTTTCCCTACAATGATGGTACTAATCAGTTCAGCCTTCAGCCAAAACTCTTCATTTGCAATCGGGTTGATCGTCACATTAAGCAATATATTATTTTTAGTTTTATTTAACATAACAGGAGCATTAAATGACTTATTGGGATCATACGGCGCCTTTTACATGGCACCGATATCAATAATTTGCTGTCTGGGAATGCTCGTTGCTATAAGCAGAAAAACAAAGAATGAAAGTATTTAA
- the asnA gene encoding aspartate--ammonia ligase gives MSLEKLLIPERYVNKFSLLETQIAIKRIKDFFEAGLAKNLSLIRVSAPLMVRPESGLNDDLNGHERAVRFDMLETKYDVEIVQSLAKWKRMALGSYSFDTYTGLYTDMNAIRRDEELDNIHSIYVDQWDWEKVIKKEDRTKETLMAVVNQIYGAFKSTEIYLRSLYPFLRNELPEQIHFMTTEELLQLYPDKTPKEREYLITKDKKAVFLMEVGKKLSDGTVHDGRAADYDDWSLNGDILFYFSTLDIALELSSMGIRVDKNALMSQLEEKDQMYKAEYPFHQDIINEKVPFTIGGGIGQSRICMFFLQKAHIGEVQASVWSEEMKDVCRKNGIHLL, from the coding sequence ATGTCATTAGAAAAATTATTGATTCCGGAAAGATACGTAAACAAGTTTTCTCTTCTGGAAACACAAATTGCAATTAAAAGAATAAAGGATTTTTTTGAAGCCGGGCTTGCAAAAAATCTTTCTCTCATTAGAGTATCCGCGCCTTTAATGGTTCGTCCAGAGTCAGGGCTTAATGATGATCTGAACGGGCACGAAAGAGCGGTGCGCTTCGACATGCTCGAGACAAAGTATGATGTTGAAATTGTTCAATCTCTTGCAAAATGGAAAAGGATGGCTCTTGGAAGCTACAGCTTTGATACATACACAGGACTTTATACAGATATGAACGCAATCAGACGCGATGAAGAGTTAGATAATATCCACTCTATCTACGTTGACCAATGGGACTGGGAAAAAGTAATAAAGAAGGAAGACCGAACAAAGGAAACTTTGATGGCAGTTGTAAACCAAATATACGGCGCATTTAAATCAACAGAAATCTACTTGAGAAGTCTATATCCATTTTTAAGGAATGAGCTTCCTGAGCAAATTCATTTCATGACGACAGAGGAGCTTCTTCAACTCTATCCTGATAAAACACCTAAGGAACGTGAATATCTGATTACAAAGGACAAGAAAGCTGTATTCCTAATGGAAGTCGGCAAAAAACTTTCTGACGGAACTGTCCATGACGGACGCGCTGCAGACTATGATGACTGGTCACTGAACGGAGATATACTATTTTATTTCTCTACTCTGGATATTGCTTTAGAACTTTCTTCCATGGGCATAAGAGTAGATAAGAATGCACTTATGAGCCAGCTTGAGGAAAAGGATCAGATGTACAAAGCCGAATATCCATTCCACCAGGATATTATAAATGAAAAAGTTCCTTTCACAATTGGAGGCGGTATCGGACAATCAAGAATATGCATGTTTTTCCTACAAAAGGCGCATATTGGAGAAGTTCAGGCTTCCGTTTGGTCCGAAGAAATGAAGGATGTATGTAGAAAAAACGGAATACACCTTTTATAA